One window of the Tetragenococcus koreensis genome contains the following:
- a CDS encoding TetR/AcrR family transcriptional regulator encodes MSKEKKFQLRNQKILTTAEKLLKEKGYYRFKISDISEELEIAKGTIYNHYVSKEDLLFAVIYPKLQHLKDALQKIPHSDLFFKQQLQQAVQIVLESDYHQFLKLTYSDMAVLFQEKNQTEMTTVQEEIIHAFEKILVVGSNEGILREDLSLSFLSHQILLLLDPLLNSLLVDSGKMKKEEFTRQTTELLLYGMTKG; translated from the coding sequence ATGTCAAAAGAAAAAAAGTTTCAGCTACGAAACCAAAAAATTCTCACTACCGCAGAAAAACTCTTAAAAGAAAAAGGCTATTATCGTTTTAAAATCAGTGATATATCTGAAGAGTTAGAGATAGCAAAAGGAACGATTTATAACCACTATGTTTCAAAAGAAGATCTTCTTTTCGCCGTTATTTACCCAAAACTCCAACATTTAAAAGACGCTTTACAGAAAATTCCACATTCTGACTTGTTTTTTAAACAGCAACTCCAACAAGCTGTTCAAATTGTTTTAGAAAGTGATTACCATCAATTTTTAAAGCTTACTTATTCCGATATGGCCGTACTATTTCAAGAAAAAAATCAAACGGAAATGACGACTGTGCAAGAAGAAATTATACATGCATTTGAAAAAATACTTGTTGTAGGAAGCAATGAAGGTATCCTGAGAGAAGATTTATCGCTATCTTTTTTAAGTCATCAAATCCTTTTGCTTTTAGATCCATTATTAAATAGTTTACTAGTGGACTCAGGAAAAATGAAAAAAGAAGAATTTACACGCCAAACAACTGAACTTTTATTATATGGAATGACGAAAGGATAA
- a CDS encoding cytidine deaminase family protein, whose amino-acid sequence MNNQKLYKIASKQMNPLQLRQLGTAGHVACALESVDGSIYTGICIDMPCSIGLCAEQSAIAEMLKNGKTQITKLIAVYEDGSILPPCGRCREFISQLDNNNYETKILLPELRETTLNKLLPERWDDKWNYDN is encoded by the coding sequence ATGAACAATCAAAAACTTTATAAAATTGCTTCAAAACAAATGAACCCTCTCCAACTTAGGCAACTAGGTACAGCAGGACATGTTGCCTGTGCTTTAGAAAGCGTAGACGGCAGTATTTATACTGGTATATGTATTGATATGCCTTGTTCCATTGGTTTGTGTGCAGAACAATCTGCTATTGCAGAAATGCTAAAAAACGGAAAAACACAAATTACCAAACTTATAGCTGTCTATGAAGATGGAAGTATTCTTCCGCCATGTGGAAGATGCAGAGAATTTATTAGCCAATTAGATAATAATAACTATGAGACAAAAATACTATTACCAGAGTTAAGAGAAACGACTCTAAACAAATTACTACCTGAAAGATGGGATGATAAATGGAATTACGACAATTAA